One window from the genome of Pseudoalteromonas sp. '520P1 No. 423' encodes:
- a CDS encoding tetratricopeptide repeat protein — protein sequence MTSFSHIFQKISVIVFISLLLCFSTNASQLSIEEKITNLSQVKDNNLLIEEIKKLLASSKITKKQTVKLLNIKARTFHAMGNFPLAVTTLKQAEAFSSLNNMRKSAANVSINLGIIFYMKGEHLRALEAYKQGEAFYKDANTPLRYANLLSNIGLVYAAKGDISEAIKKYEQAETIYQKDGTEVDQVDIRHNIAGLYLRLNRFDIAIEMLVNVISSREQNKDKKGLALAYGDIGVAYKHSKQYELAKTYLFKSLRFYQQEKDLYNSASQLHNISELYNKLGEIDKALNYAKQAVDLSLIQDHKSAYAGSLYSYSKALFYKNQIDEAFKALNQSTKIAEEIDYQAQLRSNLALLSLIKAAQGNTVSALKNHYLYVEENNKVSNAALNEEFARFEAQKLKQQVTQLEQSKKLQQLEMKQETQKRNFIIIAILLIVLVLFFIFRRNMERNSKLTLEVQVKQRTHELECLMQELKQADNVKSQFLANMSHEIRTPLTAVIGQAEAIVSGDVEEEFICKEVSIIHNNSLHLLDLINDILDLSKIEANKLELELQNQDLHTILEELNNIFTQQAKTKGLIFEITHSLNAPFIINIDSFRLKQILINLCSNAIKFTSNGSVLLEVAVINNELSFKVTDTGIGMDDIQLERLFESFTQGDTSISRRFGGTGLGLCLSEQLAKIMDGEISVQSEINKGSTFTLFLPFSHLNDDALIPDKPAYADEIDLNKVFSGQVLLAEDHDDNRRLIARILTSLGLEVLSAKNGKEAVELFLQHDPVLILLDIQMPEMDGIEAFTLLRQCGCSQPIIALTANAMSHEIEQYLSIGFDGHLKKPIERAIFIQLIAQYCQSQSALNEAYQALDMLDMTDLVEEFKNSLNKEKSNLVQSIEKNNISKIEQQAHSLAGAAQMFGFKNLAKIAKELESQLKNYDMDKIGVYADNLLNELNIILLKAN from the coding sequence ATGACTTCATTCTCACATATTTTCCAAAAAATCAGTGTAATTGTTTTTATTAGTTTATTGCTTTGCTTTTCAACTAATGCTTCTCAATTAAGTATTGAAGAAAAAATCACGAACTTATCCCAAGTCAAAGATAATAATTTACTCATTGAAGAAATAAAAAAATTATTAGCTTCATCTAAAATTACAAAGAAGCAGACGGTTAAGTTACTTAATATTAAAGCCCGTACATTTCATGCTATGGGTAACTTTCCTTTAGCTGTTACTACATTAAAACAAGCAGAAGCGTTTTCTAGTTTAAATAATATGAGAAAGTCTGCTGCAAATGTATCTATTAATTTAGGTATCATTTTCTACATGAAAGGAGAGCACCTCAGAGCTTTAGAAGCCTATAAACAGGGTGAGGCTTTTTATAAAGATGCAAATACACCATTAAGATATGCCAACCTTTTGAGCAATATAGGGTTAGTATATGCAGCTAAAGGTGATATTTCAGAAGCTATAAAAAAATATGAACAAGCAGAGACTATTTATCAAAAGGATGGGACTGAAGTAGACCAAGTTGATATACGCCATAATATTGCTGGGCTGTACTTAAGGCTAAACCGTTTTGATATTGCTATAGAAATGTTAGTAAATGTCATTTCATCTAGAGAGCAAAATAAGGATAAAAAAGGGTTAGCACTTGCTTATGGTGATATAGGTGTGGCTTATAAACATTCAAAGCAATATGAATTAGCTAAAACATATCTATTTAAATCTTTACGTTTCTATCAACAGGAAAAAGACTTATATAACTCCGCTTCTCAATTACATAATATTTCAGAGCTATATAATAAATTAGGAGAAATTGATAAAGCACTTAATTATGCCAAGCAAGCTGTAGATCTTAGTTTAATTCAAGATCATAAAAGTGCTTATGCAGGGAGTTTATATAGTTACTCAAAAGCACTATTTTACAAAAATCAGATTGATGAAGCATTTAAGGCGTTAAATCAATCAACGAAAATAGCTGAAGAAATTGATTATCAAGCACAACTGCGAAGTAACTTGGCTTTATTATCCTTAATTAAGGCTGCGCAAGGAAATACAGTCAGCGCTTTAAAAAATCATTATTTATATGTTGAAGAAAATAACAAAGTATCCAATGCTGCACTCAATGAAGAGTTCGCTCGCTTTGAGGCTCAAAAATTAAAACAACAAGTAACGCAGCTGGAACAATCTAAAAAATTACAGCAACTTGAAATGAAGCAAGAGACTCAGAAACGTAATTTTATAATAATTGCTATTCTATTAATTGTTCTAGTGCTATTTTTCATTTTTAGGCGAAATATGGAGCGTAACTCTAAATTAACGTTAGAGGTGCAAGTAAAACAAAGAACGCATGAATTAGAATGTTTAATGCAGGAACTAAAGCAGGCTGACAATGTTAAAAGTCAGTTTTTAGCCAATATGAGCCATGAAATAAGAACGCCTTTGACTGCTGTGATTGGTCAAGCAGAAGCAATCGTATCGGGTGATGTTGAAGAGGAGTTTATTTGTAAAGAGGTATCGATTATTCACAATAATAGTTTGCATTTACTTGATCTGATAAATGATATTCTGGATTTAAGCAAAATAGAAGCAAATAAACTTGAGCTTGAATTACAAAATCAAGATTTACATACCATTCTCGAAGAATTAAATAATATATTTACCCAGCAAGCTAAAACAAAAGGTTTAATTTTTGAAATAACGCATTCTTTGAATGCGCCATTTATAATCAATATAGATAGTTTTCGTTTAAAGCAGATTTTAATAAACCTATGTTCAAATGCGATTAAATTTACTTCCAATGGTAGTGTGTTACTTGAAGTGGCTGTAATAAATAATGAATTATCCTTTAAAGTGACAGATACTGGCATAGGTATGGATGATATTCAGTTAGAGAGGTTGTTTGAAAGCTTTACCCAGGGAGATACAAGTATAAGTCGTCGTTTTGGCGGTACAGGTTTGGGTTTGTGTTTATCTGAGCAATTGGCAAAAATAATGGATGGTGAAATTTCTGTTCAAAGTGAAATTAATAAAGGAAGCACCTTTACTTTGTTTCTGCCTTTTTCTCATTTGAATGATGATGCTTTGATACCGGATAAACCAGCATATGCAGATGAGATTGATTTAAATAAAGTGTTTTCAGGTCAAGTATTATTAGCTGAAGATCATGATGACAATAGACGCTTAATAGCAAGAATATTAACAAGTTTAGGGCTAGAAGTACTGAGTGCTAAAAATGGTAAAGAAGCAGTAGAGTTATTTTTACAGCATGATCCTGTGCTTATTTTACTCGATATCCAGATGCCAGAAATGGACGGTATAGAAGCTTTTACGTTATTAAGACAATGCGGATGTTCGCAGCCTATTATTGCTTTAACAGCAAATGCGATGTCTCATGAAATTGAACAGTATTTATCAATCGGATTTGATGGACATTTAAAAAAACCAATTGAAAGGGCTATTTTCATTCAATTAATTGCACAATATTGTCAATCTCAAAGTGCTTTAAATGAAGCATATCAAGCACTGGATATGTTAGATATGACAGATTTAGTTGAAGAATTTAAAAATAGTTTAAATAAAGAGAAAAGTAATTTAGTCCAGTCTATAGAAAAAAATAACATCTCTAAAATAGAGCAACAAGCACATAGTCTCGCTGGCGCAGCACAAATGTTTGGTTTTAAAAATTTAGCTAAGATTGCAAAAGAATTAGAATCCCAGCTAAAAAATTATGATATGGATAAGATTGGTGTTTATGCTGACAATTTATTAAATGAGCTAAACATTATCTTGTTAAAAGCAAATTAA
- the rho gene encoding transcription termination factor Rho has translation MHLAELKDKSINQLVKLAESMGLEHVARLRKQDIIFAILKAHSKSGENIYGGGVLEILQDGFGFLRSSEASYLAGPDDIYISPSQIRRFSMRTGDSISGLIRPPKDGERYFALLKVNEVNFDKPENSRNKILFENLTPLHANDRLRMERGNGSKEDLTSRIIDLASPIGKGQRGLLVAPPKAGKTMLLQNIAQAIAHNHPECELMVLLIDERPEEVTEMQRLVKGEVVASTFDEPANRHVQVAEMVIEKAKRLVEHKKDVVILLDSITRLARAYNTVIPSSGKVLTGGVDANALHKPKRFFGAARNVEEGGSLTIIATALIDTGSKMDEVIYEEFKGTGNMELHLNRKIAEKRVFPAIDINRSGTRREELLTKTDELQKMWILRKIVHEMSEVSAIEFMIDKLSMDKTNAAFFASMMRK, from the coding sequence ATGCATTTAGCTGAACTTAAAGACAAATCAATTAACCAACTTGTAAAACTAGCTGAGTCTATGGGACTTGAGCATGTTGCACGCCTAAGAAAACAAGACATCATTTTTGCTATTTTAAAAGCGCATTCTAAAAGTGGTGAGAATATCTATGGCGGTGGTGTATTAGAAATCTTACAAGATGGTTTCGGCTTTTTAAGATCTTCAGAGGCTTCATACCTTGCAGGCCCTGATGATATTTATATTTCTCCGAGTCAAATTCGCCGCTTTAGCATGCGAACAGGTGATTCTATTTCAGGTTTAATTCGTCCACCTAAAGATGGTGAACGTTATTTTGCACTGTTAAAAGTTAATGAAGTTAACTTTGATAAGCCTGAAAATTCACGCAACAAAATTTTATTTGAAAACTTAACACCATTACACGCTAATGACCGCTTAAGAATGGAACGCGGCAATGGTAGTAAAGAAGATTTAACTTCTCGTATTATTGATTTAGCTTCGCCAATTGGTAAAGGCCAACGTGGTTTATTAGTTGCGCCTCCAAAAGCGGGTAAAACGATGTTACTTCAAAACATCGCACAAGCAATTGCTCATAACCATCCAGAATGTGAGCTAATGGTTTTACTTATTGATGAACGTCCAGAAGAAGTAACTGAGATGCAACGCTTAGTAAAAGGTGAAGTTGTTGCTTCTACTTTTGATGAGCCTGCAAATCGACATGTTCAAGTTGCCGAAATGGTAATTGAAAAAGCAAAGCGTTTAGTTGAGCATAAAAAAGACGTTGTTATCCTATTAGATTCAATCACTCGTTTAGCACGTGCTTATAACACTGTAATTCCATCATCAGGTAAAGTACTTACGGGTGGTGTTGATGCAAACGCACTACATAAACCAAAACGTTTCTTTGGTGCTGCACGTAATGTTGAAGAAGGCGGCAGCTTAACAATTATAGCAACTGCACTTATCGATACCGGCTCTAAAATGGATGAAGTTATCTACGAAGAGTTTAAAGGTACGGGTAATATGGAATTACACTTAAACCGTAAGATTGCAGAAAAGCGCGTTTTCCCTGCTATTGATATTAATCGCTCTGGTACACGACGTGAAGAACTATTAACTAAAACTGATGAACTACAAAAAATGTGGATTTTACGTAAAATCGTACATGAAATGAGTGAAGTGTCAGCCATTGAATTCATGATAGATAAATTATCAATGGACAAAACAAACGCTGCATTCTTTGCCTCTATGATGCGAAAGTAA
- the trxA gene encoding thioredoxin TrxA — MSDKIITLTDDSFESDVLNASGPVLVDFWAEWCGPCKMIAPILSEVAEEFAGTVTIGKLNIDQNSATAPKFGIRGIPTLLLFKDGQVAATKVGALSKTQLVEFINENI, encoded by the coding sequence ATGAGCGACAAAATTATTACATTAACAGACGATAGCTTTGAATCAGATGTACTAAATGCATCAGGTCCAGTATTAGTAGATTTTTGGGCAGAATGGTGTGGTCCTTGTAAAATGATAGCGCCAATTCTTAGCGAAGTTGCTGAAGAATTTGCTGGTACAGTGACTATTGGTAAATTAAATATTGACCAAAACTCAGCTACGGCACCTAAATTTGGTATCCGTGGTATCCCTACTTTACTTCTTTTCAAAGATGGTCAAGTTGCAGCTACTAAAGTTGGTGCTTTATCAAAAACTCAATTAGTAGAGTTTATCAACGAAAATATCTAG
- the rhlB gene encoding ATP-dependent RNA helicase RhlB, with the protein MNNTHLTEKKFADFDIAPEVVTGLSANGFEYCTPIQAECLPYVAQKRDIAGQAQTGTGKTLAFLTATCHHLLKNTKGPSKHPRALIMAPTRELAVQIHKDAKILAPHCNLNLGLVYGGEDYEKQRAQLESGVDILIGTTGRLIDLYKQGFYSLNDIEVVVLDEADRMFDLGFIKDIRYIFRRMPEAANRLNLLFSATLSYKVQELAFEHMTDPVHVQVDPTQKTGKRIKEELFQPSQEDKMPLLLTLLEDEWPDKAIVFANTKHSCETIHAWLNADKHRVGLLTGDVAQKKRLSILDQFTKGNIDILVATDVAARGLHISEVSHVFNFDLPDDCEDYVHRIGRTGRAGASGHAISFACEKYAYNLQAVEEYIEHAIPLSHYDREALLDDLTVPVLQKRRSHPGQNRNRSGGRKPNHHRPR; encoded by the coding sequence ATGAATAATACACATTTGACTGAAAAAAAGTTTGCGGACTTTGATATTGCACCGGAAGTAGTAACCGGTTTAAGCGCTAATGGGTTTGAATATTGTACTCCCATTCAAGCTGAATGCCTTCCTTATGTCGCTCAAAAGCGTGACATTGCAGGGCAAGCACAAACAGGTACTGGTAAAACACTCGCATTTTTAACTGCGACGTGTCACCACCTGTTAAAAAATACCAAAGGACCGAGCAAACACCCAAGAGCCCTGATCATGGCTCCTACTCGGGAGTTAGCTGTTCAGATCCATAAAGATGCAAAAATACTCGCACCTCACTGTAATCTTAACTTAGGTTTAGTATATGGTGGCGAAGATTATGAAAAACAACGGGCACAATTAGAAAGTGGTGTTGATATTTTAATTGGCACAACTGGCCGATTGATTGATTTATATAAACAAGGCTTTTATAGCTTAAATGATATTGAAGTTGTTGTATTAGATGAAGCTGATCGTATGTTCGATTTAGGCTTTATAAAAGATATACGTTATATATTCAGACGTATGCCTGAAGCTGCTAATCGTTTAAATTTACTGTTTTCAGCGACATTATCATATAAAGTTCAAGAATTAGCGTTTGAACATATGACCGATCCTGTTCATGTACAAGTTGATCCGACTCAGAAAACGGGTAAAAGAATCAAAGAAGAGTTATTTCAGCCTTCACAAGAAGATAAAATGCCTTTGCTTTTAACTTTACTAGAAGATGAATGGCCAGATAAAGCAATTGTTTTTGCTAATACAAAACATAGCTGTGAAACAATTCATGCTTGGTTAAATGCTGATAAGCATAGAGTAGGTTTATTAACTGGTGATGTAGCCCAGAAAAAGCGATTGTCTATTCTAGACCAATTTACCAAAGGTAATATTGATATTTTAGTTGCAACGGATGTTGCTGCTCGTGGATTGCATATTTCAGAAGTAAGCCATGTTTTCAATTTTGACTTACCAGATGATTGTGAAGATTACGTACATCGAATTGGTAGAACGGGTCGTGCTGGCGCGTCAGGTCACGCGATTAGCTTTGCTTGTGAGAAATACGCCTATAATTTACAAGCGGTAGAAGAATATATTGAGCACGCAATTCCATTATCTCATTATGATAGAGAAGCATTGCTTGATGATTTAACTGTCCCTGTGTTACAAAAGCGTAGAAGTCACCCAGGTCAAAACAGAAATCGTTCTGGTGGACGTAAGCCAAATCATCATCGCCCAAGATAA
- the gppA gene encoding guanosine-5'-triphosphate,3'-diphosphate diphosphatase, whose amino-acid sequence MAAAALHQHQNIYAVIDLGSNSFHMLIAKSVAGDLQTIGRVKRKVRLAAGLNKSNTLSLEAMQRGWECLYLFAERLQDIPAENIRIVATATLRLAVNAKQFIDKAQAILDHKLEVISGELEAKTIYKGVAHTSAFCGKQLVVDIGGASTEVIIGDAFEPLNYKSLNMGCVTYLEKYFKDGKLTLENFDSATKAAHKMISPIKETYIKVGWKSASGASGTVQAIQEIMLAQGLDENLTLDKLNSIKKQAVLYKTIDQLALPGLVEDRRLVFVSGLSILIALFESLEIEVMGLAGGALREGVLYSMVKELQNHDIRKRTIDSFIERYHVDQNQGRRVADLAISFAQQLANQWFDEVDTTIAMLNAASLLHEVGLLIEYKRYEKHTAYILKNTLMPGFNQTQHKLLVALVSEHRADIDNEQFLYLGVNKVEAEKLVRILRLSVILAMRRKNDVLPLIKLKSEANDLNITFPKAWLDQHPLMRTELDQEVHYQKKVGLKLVINTI is encoded by the coding sequence ATGGCTGCAGCTGCTTTACATCAGCATCAAAATATTTATGCTGTAATTGATTTAGGTTCTAATAGCTTTCATATGCTAATAGCAAAATCAGTTGCAGGAGATTTGCAAACAATCGGTAGGGTCAAGCGTAAAGTACGTTTAGCAGCAGGTCTAAATAAAAGTAATACACTTAGCCTAGAAGCAATGCAAAGAGGCTGGGAGTGTTTATATTTATTTGCTGAAAGGCTACAGGATATACCAGCTGAAAATATTCGCATCGTTGCAACAGCAACCTTGCGTTTAGCTGTGAATGCAAAGCAATTTATTGATAAAGCACAAGCAATCTTAGATCATAAGCTAGAAGTGATAAGTGGAGAGCTTGAAGCTAAAACGATTTATAAGGGTGTGGCGCATACTTCTGCGTTTTGTGGCAAGCAACTTGTTGTTGATATTGGTGGTGCAAGTACAGAAGTTATTATCGGTGATGCATTTGAACCGCTAAATTATAAAAGTTTAAATATGGGTTGTGTAACTTATCTAGAAAAGTATTTTAAAGATGGTAAGTTAACATTAGAAAATTTTGATTCAGCGACTAAAGCTGCTCATAAAATGATTTCACCCATAAAAGAGACATACATAAAAGTTGGTTGGAAAAGTGCATCTGGTGCATCTGGGACTGTTCAGGCAATTCAAGAAATTATGCTGGCTCAAGGCTTAGATGAAAATTTAACATTAGATAAGCTTAATAGTATAAAGAAACAGGCTGTTCTATATAAAACAATAGATCAGTTAGCATTACCGGGCTTAGTTGAAGATCGTAGATTGGTTTTTGTATCGGGCCTATCTATTCTGATAGCATTATTTGAATCTCTGGAAATAGAGGTTATGGGTCTGGCTGGCGGTGCATTGCGCGAAGGTGTTTTGTATAGCATGGTCAAAGAATTACAAAATCATGATATTCGTAAGCGAACAATCGATAGCTTCATAGAAAGATATCATGTTGATCAGAATCAAGGACGACGAGTTGCTGATCTCGCTATTTCTTTCGCACAGCAACTAGCAAACCAGTGGTTTGATGAAGTAGATACTACTATAGCTATGCTTAATGCTGCATCTCTATTACATGAAGTCGGTCTACTGATTGAATATAAGAGATATGAAAAGCACACAGCCTATATTTTGAAAAACACCCTTATGCCTGGCTTTAATCAAACTCAACATAAATTACTTGTTGCTTTGGTATCTGAGCATAGAGCTGATATAGATAATGAACAGTTTTTATATTTAGGTGTAAATAAAGTTGAAGCCGAAAAATTAGTCCGAATATTAAGATTATCTGTCATTTTAGCCATGAGGCGTAAAAATGATGTTTTGCCTTTGATTAAACTTAAATCAGAAGCTAATGATTTAAACATAACTTTTCCAAAAGCATGGTTAGATCAACATCCATTGATGAGAACTGAGCTAGATCAAGAAGTACATTATCAAAAGAAAGTCGGATTGAAACTGGTGATCAATACAATATAG
- a CDS encoding IS630 family transposase (programmed frameshift) translates to MRLLAVSLFFEGENRANIARRLSTARSSVNKWVSSYLDSGLAGLDNKPISGRPANLTEKQQADVKTFVLQHAKSSDGGRLIAADIQTYISNNFNVNYQLGSVYRLLHSLELSWITTRSKHPKQSKEAQEAFKKFSMSTILHTPFNVMPENMDIWFQDEARFGQQNQTTRVWAERGSRPRAVKQQQFEYGYLFGAVCPHNGKTEALVTPCVNKEVMTLHMEQISKATEYGRHAVVIMDGAGWHTFDTVQPFNNVTLIKLPPYSPELNPIEQIWSWIRQHCLSNRIFTGYQDIVEQVSKAWNTFISNPDRVRKMCSREWIKVT, encoded by the exons ATGCGCTTACTTGCAGTGTCACTCTTTTTTGAAGGTGAAAATCGCGCTAATATTGCTCGTCGACTAAGTACAGCTAGAAGTAGTGTCAATAAATGGGTATCAAGTTATTTAGACAGTGGCTTAGCGGGATTAGACAACAAACCTATTTCAGGTCGTCCAGCTAACCTGACAGAAAAACAGCAAGCAGACGTTAAAACGTTTGTGTTACAGCATGCAAAGTCCAGTGACGGTGGACGATTAATTGCTGCTGATATTCAAACCTATATTAGCAATAATTTTAATGTTAATTATCAACTTGGCAGTGTATACCGCTTATTACATAGCCTTGAATTAAGCTGGATCACAACACGCTCCAAACACCCTAAGCAATCAAAAGAAGCTCAAGAAGCTTTT AAAAAGTTCAGTATGTCAACGATCCTTCACACCCCCTTTAATGTGATGCCAGAAAATATGGATATATGGTTTCAAGATGAGGCACGATTTGGCCAGCAAAATCAAACAACAAGAGTTTGGGCTGAGCGAGGCTCTAGGCCAAGAGCCGTAAAACAACAACAGTTTGAATATGGATACTTATTCGGTGCAGTATGTCCTCACAATGGAAAGACGGAAGCCTTAGTAACCCCCTGTGTTAATAAAGAAGTCATGACATTACATATGGAGCAAATATCTAAAGCAACTGAGTATGGGAGGCACGCTGTTGTGATCATGGATGGCGCTGGTTGGCATACTTTCGATACAGTTCAGCCCTTTAACAATGTCACGTTAATAAAATTACCGCCATACTCACCAGAATTAAACCCTATAGAACAGATCTGGAGTTGGATCCGTCAGCATTGCCTATCAAACAGAATATTTACGGGATACCAAGATATAGTAGAGCAAGTATCAAAAGCATGGAACACATTCATTTCAAACCCTGATAGGGTTCGAAAAATGTGTTCAAGAGAGTGGATTAAAGTGACTTAA
- a CDS encoding response regulator transcription factor, giving the protein MKSTAFILQEPNPINDISLDVLAPLLKTQGLEVKSSTDTSDIPTNTRLLFIESGEENAWEKLQAKVAALTFECDIVLFNISQNTELANRALLSGIRGVFYANDNADVLMKGIRLLLENQLWYRRDIMCNALTRLLHFNKETIAKFTDAPVEPVNLTKRERAIITLMSTGSKNKEIADKLDISPHTVKTHLYSAFRKTKCRNRIELLSWAQHNIPNELR; this is encoded by the coding sequence ATGAAAAGTACTGCTTTTATTCTACAAGAACCTAATCCAATTAATGATATAAGCTTAGATGTACTAGCGCCTTTATTAAAAACCCAAGGATTGGAAGTTAAAAGTAGTACAGATACATCTGATATCCCTACTAATACTCGACTGTTGTTTATTGAATCAGGTGAAGAAAATGCATGGGAGAAATTGCAAGCGAAAGTAGCTGCACTTACTTTTGAATGTGATATCGTATTATTTAATATTAGCCAAAATACTGAGCTTGCAAATCGTGCACTATTAAGTGGTATCCGAGGTGTATTTTATGCCAATGATAATGCTGATGTATTAATGAAAGGTATCCGATTATTACTTGAAAACCAACTTTGGTACCGAAGAGATATTATGTGCAATGCCTTAACTCGGTTATTACACTTTAATAAGGAAACAATCGCTAAGTTTACAGATGCGCCTGTAGAACCAGTGAACTTAACAAAGCGTGAACGTGCAATCATAACCTTGATGAGTACAGGCAGTAAAAATAAAGAGATCGCCGACAAGTTAGATATCAGCCCTCATACAGTAAAAACACACTTATATAGTGCTTTTAGAAAAACAAAATGCCGCAATAGAATCGAGCTATTATCATGGGCACAACATAACATTCCTAATGAATTAAGATAG